One Anaerolineae bacterium DNA window includes the following coding sequences:
- a CDS encoding sugar phosphate isomerase/epimerase, which produces MKLALLTYNLAKTWDLDRIINAARAYGFAGIEFRAEANHAHGVELERTAGERREILNRLQDAYLEVACIGTSSRFENPDPAERQKMIDRTKRYIELASDLSCERIRVFGNDIPQGADRDDVVQYVGESLAELGEFAEPYDVDVLLEMHGQFNYWGFSRTAVEIADHPNVGLVYNCDPRDLVAGSVEATYSRVREWIRHVHMHAFVGPFPYPELFDLLQADGYEGYCSSEVDQEVPTVEHFLGMYANLFRAWAGLPFFQTPKP; this is translated from the coding sequence ATGAAACTCGCCCTGCTCACCTACAATCTGGCCAAGACCTGGGACCTCGACCGCATCATCAACGCCGCAAGAGCCTATGGCTTCGCCGGCATAGAGTTCCGGGCGGAAGCCAACCACGCCCACGGCGTGGAACTGGAGCGCACCGCCGGCGAGAGGCGGGAGATTCTGAACCGCCTGCAGGACGCCTATCTGGAGGTAGCCTGCATCGGCACCAGCAGCCGCTTCGAGAACCCCGATCCGGCCGAGCGGCAGAAGATGATCGACCGTACCAAGCGCTACATCGAGCTGGCGTCAGACCTGAGCTGTGAGCGCATCCGCGTCTTCGGCAACGACATCCCCCAAGGTGCCGATCGGGACGACGTGGTGCAGTACGTGGGCGAGAGCCTGGCGGAGCTGGGTGAGTTCGCCGAACCCTACGATGTGGACGTGCTGCTGGAGATGCACGGGCAGTTCAACTACTGGGGCTTTTCCCGCACTGCCGTGGAGATCGCCGACCATCCCAACGTGGGCCTGGTCTACAACTGCGACCCACGCGACCTGGTCGCGGGCTCGGTCGAGGCCACCTACAGCCGGGTGCGAGAGTGGATCCGACACGTGCACATGCACGCCTTCGTGGGCCCCTTCCCCTACCCAGAGCTCTTTGACCTGCTCCAGGCCGACGGCTACGAGGGCTACTGCTCCTCCGAGGTGGACCAGGAAGTGCCGACTGTCGAGCACTTCCTGGGCATGTACGCCAATCTCTTCCGCGCCTGGGCCGGCCTCCCCTTCTTCCAGACGCCTAAGCCCTAG